In Oxalobacteraceae bacterium OTU3CINTB1, the sequence GCTTTTGCGAAGCCAGCGCCTGGATCGCGCCGCCGGCGGTGGCGTCGTTGGAGGCGACCACCGCATCGAGCTTGTTGCCGTTGGCGGTCAGCGCGTTTTCGACGATGGACATCGCTTCGGCAGGATTCCAGTCCTTGACCCACTGCTTGCCGACGACCTTGATATCGCCCTTGTCGATCAGCGGCTGCAGCACTTTCAGTTGGCCTTCGCGCAGCATCTTGGCGTTGTTGTCGGTTGGCGCGCCGCCCAGCAGGTAGTAGTTACCCTTCGGTTTGACGGCGACCACGCCCTGCGCCTGCATTTCGCCCACGGCCTTGTTATCGAAGGAGATGTAGGCGTCGATGTCGGCGTTGAGGATCAGGCGGTCGTACGAGACCACCTTGATCTTGGCCTTCTTCGCTTCCTTGACGGCGTTGTTCAGCACCGTGGCGTTGTAGGGAACGATGACCAGCACGTCGACGCCGCGCGAGATCAGGTTTTCGATCTGGGCGATCTGGCGCTGCTCGCTGGCGTCGGCCGACTGCACGAAGACTTTGGCGCCCTGCTTTTCAGCGGCGGCGACGAAGTAGTCGCGATCGCGCGCCCAGCGCTCGAGGCGCAGGTCGTCGATGGAAAAGCCGATTTTAGGATTCTTGGCGTCCGCCATGGCGTTACCGCCGGCGCACACCATCATGACCGCGATGGCGGCCGCACTCAGTAATTTCTTCATTTGTTTCGTCTCCTGATTCGAATGCCGTTTTGCCTGACACAGGCCCTACATTTCTAGCTCGTTACCGTACAGGTCTATGCCTACTTTTACAGATAGTGTTCCTAATGATTATGCCGGGCCGGATTATCCGCCACGCCCCGGTATGGTACAGCCAGTTCCATGCATGCGCCGTTTTCCATTTGGCCCACGGTGCTGCGATAAATCTCCTGCCAGGGCGTCTGGCTGGCCGGGATGGCCGGCAGCGCGCCCTTCTTGCGTTCTTCCCATTCCGCTTCCGGCACCAGCGCGTCGCAGGTGCCGGCGTTCAGGTCGACGCGGATCATGTCACCGGTGCGCAGCCACGCCAGGCCACCGCCGACGGCGCTTTCCGGCGACGCGTTCAAGATCGACGGGCTGTCCGAGGTGCCGGACTGGCGGCCGTCGCCGAGCGTCGGCAGCCAGTTGATGCCGCGCTTGACCAGCGCGTCGGGCGGTTGCATGTTCACCACCTCGGCCGAACCGGGCCAGCCCACCGGGCCTGCGCCACGGATGACCAGGATGCAGTCCTCGTCGATGTTCAGCGCCGGATCGTTGATGCGGTTGTGATAATCGGTCGAGCCGTCGAACACCACGGCGCGCGATTCGAACACATTCTCCTGGCCCGGCCTGCTCAGATAGCGCTCGCGGAAAGCCGGCGAAATCACGCTGGTCTTCATGATGGCGAAGTCGAACAGGTTGCCCTTCAAGACGAAGAAACCGGCATCCTCCTTGAGCGGCGCGTTGAACGGGAAGATCACTTCGCGGTCCTGCGTCTCTTTGCCCGTGAGGTTGTCGCGCATGGTGCGGCCGGTGACGGTGGCGCGGTCCGAGCGCAACATGCCCTGCTGCTCCAGCTCCCACATCACGGCCGGCACGCCGCCAGCGCGGTGGAAACGCTCGCCGAGGAATTTACCGGCCGGCTGCATGTTCAGCAGCAGCGGCACCTTGTGGCCGTATTCCATCCAGTCGCTCGAATGCAGCTCGACGCCGGCGTGGCGCGCCATCGCGACGATGTGCTGCTGCGCGTTGGTCGAACCGCCGATGGCGGCATTGACCACGATCGCGTCGAGGAAGGCGTCGCGGTTCAGGATCGAAGAAGGCT encodes:
- the xylF gene encoding D-xylose ABC transporter substrate-binding protein produces the protein MKKLLSAAAIAVMMVCAGGNAMADAKNPKIGFSIDDLRLERWARDRDYFVAAAEKQGAKVFVQSADASEQRQIAQIENLISRGVDVLVIVPYNATVLNNAVKEAKKAKIKVVSYDRLILNADIDAYISFDNKAVGEMQAQGVVAVKPKGNYYLLGGAPTDNNAKMLREGQLKVLQPLIDKGDIKVVGKQWVKDWNPAEAMSIVENALTANGNKLDAVVASNDATAGGAIQALASQKLDGKVAVSGQDADLAGVRRVIAGTQTMTVYKPLKLIATEAAKLSVQLVRGEKPGFNSKYQNGFKEVDTLLLKPTMLTKANMDVIVADGFYTKAQLATAK
- a CDS encoding dihydroxy-acid dehydratase family protein — encoded protein: MGNDMNNQQPRRYRSQDWFDNPDHIDMTALYLERFMNYGITPEELRSGRPIIGIAQSGSDISPCNRIHLELAKRVRDGIRDAGGIAMEFPLHPIFENCRRPTAAIDRNLAYMGLVEILHGYPIDAVVLTTGCDKTTPSQIMAASTVDIPAIVLSGGPMLDGWFEGELAGSGAAIWKGRRQLAAGTIDNEKFLQIAAASAPSAGHCNTMGTASTMNAIAEALGMSLTGCSAIPAPYRERGQMAYETGRRIVEMAKLDIKPSSILNRDAFLDAIVVNAAIGGSTNAQQHIVAMARHAGVELHSSDWMEYGHKVPLLLNMQPAGKFLGERFHRAGGVPAVMWELEQQGMLRSDRATVTGRTMRDNLTGKETQDREVIFPFNAPLKEDAGFFVLKGNLFDFAIMKTSVISPAFRERYLSRPGQENVFESRAVVFDGSTDYHNRINDPALNIDEDCILVIRGAGPVGWPGSAEVVNMQPPDALVKRGINWLPTLGDGRQSGTSDSPSILNASPESAVGGGLAWLRTGDMIRVDLNAGTCDALVPEAEWEERKKGALPAIPASQTPWQEIYRSTVGQMENGACMELAVPYRGVADNPARHNH